The following is a genomic window from Marinobacter sp. NP-4(2019).
TGAATTCCCCCCGTGGGCTGTCGATGGTCAGTTTCTCCATAGTGCTGATTACGGCTTGCTTGTCCGAGACGTCACCGCCGAGCTGGCCGATGGTGTCAGCGATGGCCTGGCCGGCGTCGTAGCCCTGAACGGCGTAGATGTCCGGATAGTGACCGTATTCGGTGTTAAAGGCCTCGCGGAATTCCTGATTCTTGGGAACATCAAGCTGCTCGGCGTAGTGCAGGCCGGTCATGATGCCCTCGGCGGCCGGGCCCTGAGCTTCCAGGGTACCCTCGGTCAGGAATCCGGACCCCAGCAGCGGGATCTTGCCGCGCAGGCCCATGGCATCAAAGTCCTTGGCAAACTTGATGGCGCCACCGCCGGCAAAGAAGGTGAAGACGGCATCTGGCTTCTCATCGGCAATGTCACTGACATGAGACTGGAAGTTGGTAGAGGGGAAAGGCAGCAGCACCTTCTCGACAATCTCACCGCCGCCGGCTTCGAACGATTCGGCGAATGCATCCAGGCTTTCGCGGCCCATGCCGTAGTTCCAACTGATGGCGTAAACTTTCTTGTAGCCCTTCTCAAGTGCGACCTTGCCCATGGGGTAGGACGGCTGCCAGGAAGAGAAAGAGGTACGGAAGACGTTGGGTGAACACAGCGGGCCGGTGGCCGCGGCGGAACCGGCGTTGGGGATAATCATAATGGTGTCCTTGCCGCGCAGCATCTTGATCATGCCCATGGCAACCCCGGAGTGAACCGGGCCAACCACGAAGTCCGCCTTGTGCTGGTTGAGCAGTGACGACGCCAGCTCCGGCGCCCGGGATGGTTTGGCCTCGGTGTCCAGTTCGATGAACTCAACGGGGGAGCCGTGAAGTTGGGAGGCCTTTTCCTTCAGCGCCAGCTTAAGACCATCGCGCCCGGCTTCGCCGAGTTGCGCGTAAATACCGCTGAACGGCAGCATGATGCCGATTTTGACCGGGTCACCGGCGGCCGCCAGGGCAGAGGTTGAAAGCCCGGCGGTAAGGGTGGTTGCCAGTACAGCGCTGGCAAGCGTATTGATCCTGCTCATTTCAACACCTCAGATTGTTGTTTTGGGTTCTGTCATTAGAGGCGTGATAGGGCTGCAGAAATATCCGTTTTCTGCACAGGGGTGTCCGGTGGTTGCAGAAGCCGCTCAATTGTTCGCGCTCAGGTCCGCGTAAAGCTGATCAGTGAGTCCACGCTGAACCTGCAACCGGTTCGTGATGCCCTGAACCACCTCCATACGCGCGACGGCACCCGCCTGGATATCCTTCATGGCCTGCAGCGCCTCGCCGGACTGATCCAGGCACCGGTTGCAGGATTCCCGGATACGTTCCATGCCGTTACCGGCGTCGACCGAAGTGGCGTTCAGACTGTCGGCGATGGCGCCAATGCCCTCGCTGGATTCATTGGCGCGCACGGCCAGGTTGCGCACTTCATCAGCCACCACCGCAAATCCCCGGCCGTGTTCCCCGGCGCGGGCGGCTTCAATGGAGGCATTCAGCGCCAGCAGGTTGGTCTGTTTGGCGATGTCCTGAATATTGGCGACGATGCTGCCGATCTCGGCGGATTGCTTGCCCAACTCGGTGAAAACGTCATCAATGCGGCCCATGAATTCGGCCAGTTCCCGCATCGACGCTTCTGACTCGGAAATGCTGCTGGCACTCAGGGTTACCTTGGCACCGGACGCCTTGGCCAGCTTGCCGGCTTCCGCCATTTCCTCGAGGATCACATCGACGTTGCTGCGCAGGTCGTCCAGGTGGCTGAGCAGTACGGGATCTGGTGATTCCGGAGCCGGAATCTGAACCTCCGGTTCGTGTACCGGTTCAGGCAGGGGCTCCGGTGCGGGTGCCTGTTCCCGGATCGTAATGATGGCTGGCTGCATTCTGGCGCAGAGGATGAACCCGGTGGCCGTCAGTCCCAGGGTCATGGCTGCGAGAGCGACTAGAGCCGCCTTGTCGGCCATGGCGATCATTATAGCAGTACAGGCGATTGCCAGAGTCAGTACACCGTAGACCGGCGTTTTTGAAGATCCGGACTCCGAGGTTTGTTGTTCGAAGGTGAGGGTGTTGTCCATGGTTCTGTTTCCGCTGGGCAAGGGTTCGCATTGTGCGGAAACGCTAAGGGATTTTGGGAGGCAAACCTATCCGATCAGTGCAGACGTTTATCCGCATTCTGAAAAACGGGCCTGGCGGGAAACAGAAAAACCAGACCGGGAGGCGTTTCGGCCTGGTTTCAGGGGCGATGCTCAGGCCAGATGATTAATCAGAATCTGGCTGAACCTGCCAGGGCATTCCACCGAAGGCACGTGGCCGATCTGCTCCAGAATGAGCGGTTCCGGCGCGCCACTGCATTCGGCCAGTGCCTGGAGCGCTTCCGGTGGCGTGGCCACGTCATCCGCGCCGGCAATCAGGCGCAGCGGCACCTGGTGCTCGCCAAGCTGCTCGCGGAAGTCTGCCCGCCCCAGCAATTCACACAGCAACGCATAACTTCGGTCGTCACCGCGACCCATGATCACGCGCCAGCCCTCGACCAGCGCTGGCTGCTGTTTGCAGGCGGCGGGACCGAACCAGCGTGGCACGATGTCCACGGCCATGGCCGCCAGGCCGAGTTCCAGCACATTGGCCGAGCGGGTGTTCCAGGCGTCGGCGGTGCCGATCACCGCACCGGTGTTGGTAAGTGTGGCCGAAAGCAGGCTGTCTGCATGCTGGCTGACAAGCTGTTGACCGATCACGCCGCCAATGGAGGTGCCGACAAAGTGGAGGCGTTCTGCACCGGCGGTTGCTGCAAGCGTCAGTGCTTCCTGAGCCAGGTCTTCCGGAGTAATGCGGTCGCTGTCTTCCGGCCAGGCGGCACTGGCGCCGTGCCCTGGCAAATCCCAGGTCAGTACCCGGAACCTGTCCAGCAATGCCGGTAACATGTCGTCCCACACGCCCTGGGTCATGCCCAGCGGGTGTGCCAGCACCAGCAGTGGCTTGTCTTTGTCGCCGAGCAGCCGGTAGCAAATGGTGCGACCGTTGTGTTTCAGAAATGCCATGTTTGCTCCTTACCTCAGACCCGTTCGATGAGTGTAGCAATACCCTGGCCGACGCCCACGCACATGGTGCACAGGGCGTAACGGCCACCGCTGCGCTGTAGCTGGTGGGCAGCGGTCTGCAACAGGCGGGCGCCGGACATGCCCAGCGGGTGGCCGAGGGCGATGGCGCCACCATTGGGGTTTACCCGTGGGTCGTCGTCGGCGACGCCCAGCTCACGCAATACCGCCAGGCCCTGGGCCGCGAAGGCTTCGTTCAGCTCGATCACGTCGATGTCATCAATGCTGATATCCTGCTTCTCCAGCAATTTGCGAACGGCAGGAACCGGGCCAATACCCATGATACGCGGTTCCACACCGGCGGTGGCCATGCCCAGGATGCGGGCCATGGGCTTCAGTCCGTGGGCTTTTACCGCGTTCTCACTGGCAACCAGCATGGCGGCGGCGCCGTCGTTAACCCCGGAGGCGTTGCCGGCGGTCACGCTGCCGTTTTCGCGGAAGGGCGTTGGCAGGGCGGCGAGTTTCTCCAGGGTGCTTTCACGGGGATGTTCGTCGGTGTCGAATACCAGTGGGTCCTGCTTGCGGCGCGGAATGGACACCGGCACGATTTCCTCGGCGAAGATGCCTGCCTGTTGCGCACGGGCGGTTTTCTCCTGGGAACGGAAGGCAAACAGGTCCTGATCTTCCCGCGATACCTTGTACTGCTCGGCCACATTCTCCGCGGTTTCCGGCATGGAATCGACGCCATACTGCTTCTTCATCAGCGGGTTCACGAAGCGCCAGCCGATGGTGGTGTCTTCAATCTTCTGACCCCGGGAAAAGGCGGAATCAGCCTTACCCATCACGTAAGGCGCGCGGGACATGGACTCCACGCCGCCGGCCAGCACCAGGTCCATCTCGCCCGCACGAATGGCACGGAAAGCGGTGCCCACGGCATCCATACCGGAGCCGCACAGGCGGTTGAGGGTGGTGCCGGGTACCGAAGTGGGCAAGCCGGCCAGCAGTGCCGACATTCGTGCGATGTTGCGGTTGTCTTCACCGGCCTGGTTGGCGGAGCCCATCATCACTTCGTCGATGGCGGCCGGGTCCAGTTCCGGCGCCTGTTCCAGCACGGCCTTGAAGATATGGGCCGCCAGGTCGTCGGGGCGAACGCTGGCCAGGGTGCCGCCGAAACGGCCAATGGCCGATCGGCGGGGATGGCAGATAAATACGTCAGTCATGATAGTCCTCATTGTTGGCCGGCATGGTGGGCGTTTGTGCGTGCTTTCAGGTCACGCAGGATGTCCAGCTCATGGGCGGTCGGTTCCGGCGTGGTTTCCAGCGATTCGGCAAAACGGATCTCCCAACCGGTGGCCTCGATCACCTCTTCCCGGGTCACATTCGGGTGCAGGGAGGTGACCACCAGCTCCTTGGTGTCCGGGTCCGGCTTGAGGATGCACAGGTCGGTGATCACCACAGTGGGGCCACGGCCAATATTGGGCACATTGTCCCGGGCCTTGCCGTCACGGCCAAAGCCAACGGTGGTCACGAAATCCACATCCTTCACAAAGGTACGCTTGGAGTGCTTCACGGTAATAAACACTTCTTTGGCGTTGGTGGCAATCTCCGGGGCCCCACCGCCACCGGGCAGTCGAACCTTGGGCTCGCGGTAATCGCCGATCAGGGTGGTGTTGAGGTTGGCGTAGCGATCGATCTGGGCGGTGCCCAGGAAACCGACACTGATGTGGCCTCCCTGCAGCCAGTAGCGGAACATTTCCGGTACCGACACGGTGGTCAGGGCAGACTCGCACAGCTCGCCGTCACCGATGGACAGGGGCAGCACGTCCGGTTTGGTCTGCAGGGTGCCGGATTCGTAAATCAGGGTCACGTCCGGCGCATGGGTCAGGCGCGCCAGGTTGGCGGCCTCGCTGGGCAGGCCGATGCCGACGAAACAGGTCATGTCGCTGGTCAGTGCGCGGGCGGCAGTGACGCTCATCATTTCCGAGGAGGTAAATTCAAGGCTCATCACGCAGCTCCTTTTTCAAACACGTTTTCTTTCAGCCAGGTCTGGAAGGTTTCCCGGTCCCGGGCGATGCCGTCCCATTCTTTGTAGAAGGCGTTGTCGCGGTCGTAATAACCCAACGCGTAGGACGGGCTGGCGCCTTTCGGGGCCTCGGCAATGGCGGTGACGGCCCAGGACGGCAGCACGCAGGCGTTTACACTGGCGTTCAGGTCGTCGACGATTTCCTCAACGGTCACGATGCTGCGTTTGGCGGCCAGCACCACTTCCTTCTGGATGCCGACAATGCCTTCCACCAGTACATTGCCCTTGCGATCGGCGCGTTGGGCGTGAATCACCGCCACGTCCGGGCGAACCGAAGGCACGGCGGCCAGACGCTCGCCGGTGAATGGGCATTCGATGAACTTGATCTGGTCGTTCACCTTGGGCAGGTCGCTGCCCACATAGCCGCGCAGCACCGCGAACGGCAGGCCGGCTGCGCCAGCTTCGTAGGCGCAGGCCATGGCGGCGTGGCTGTGCTCGAGGATTTCCAGCTTGTTCGGCCAGCCCTTCTCCACGGCATCCCGCAGGCGATGCAGTGAACCCACGCCAGGGTTGCCGCCCCAGGAGAAGATCAGTTTCTTCGCGCAGCCGGCGCCGATCATCTGGTCGTACACCAGGTCCGGGGTCATGCGGATCAGGGTCAGGTCACGCTTTTCCTGGCGGATAATTTCGTGGCCCGCCGCGAACGGAATCAGGTGGGTGAAGCCTTCCATGCAGACGGTGTCGCCGTTGCTGATGTGGCGGCTCACGGCCTCCTGAAGGGAGAGAAATTCAGCCATCACAGTGTCTCCATTGCAGTGATTGTTGAAAGTTCGATATGCGAACCTAAGTTTAATATGCGAACATGATGACCCGAAGGTTTTACCATCGTCAAGTACAAATTTTCACCAGTTACCCGAAATGCACGGATGTTCGGGTACCGAACGAGCTGTTAACATTCGCGGATGCTGCAGTCAGGCGAGGAAGGAGCAGGAATGGACAATCAGATTCTCAAACCCGGCGACCGGGACTATGTGGGTGCACTGGCCTCAGGACTGGAGGTGCTGCAGGCGTTTGATGCCGAGCATCCCCGCATGACCCTGAGCGAAGTGGCGGCGCGAACCGAGATGGATCGGGCCAAGGCACGGCGATTCCTGCTCACCCTCCACGCCTTGGGTTTCGTCAAGCGCAATGGCCGCCAGTTCGAGCTGACGCCCCGGGTGTTGCAGCTGGGGTATGCCTACCAGGCGTCGAACCAGTACCGGGCGGTGATCCAGCAGTACCTGGAGGACATTACTGCCGAGTTGGGGGAGTCGTCGTCGCTGGCGGTGCTGGATGGGGATGACGTGGTTTACGTGGTGCGCTCATCGGCCCGGCACCGGTTGATGGCCATCACCCTGTCGGTGGGCACCCGCCTGCCGGCGGCCTATACCTCCATGGGGCGGGTGCTGCTGGCGCAGTTGCCGGAAGCTGAGCTGGCGGCGTTTCTTGCCCGGTTAAAGCTTGAGGCGTTTACGGCATCGTCCGTGACCAATCCTGAGGTGCTGAAGAAGGAGATTATCAAAGTCCGGAAGCAGGGTTATGCGATAGTGGATCAGGAACTGGATTCCGGACTTCGTTCTGTTGCGGTGCCGGTGTTTGCCGGCAATGGTGAATTGCTGGGGGCGATCAATATCAGCACCAATGCGGCGCGGGTGGATATGGAGACGTTGATGGGGGTGTATTTGCCGCGATTGCAACAAGCGGCCGAGGCGGTTCGGCGGACGACGCAGTGAGCCCCCGGTGTCGGATTACGCTTCGCTCATTGTGCCGTTCACCGGTAAATCCGACAAACCTCTCACGGATACCGCCCCGTCAACCGGTTCTCCACCAATTCATCCAGAATCGTATTAGCCAGCCGCATCACCGCGTTCGGATTCTCTCCCCGTCGCCGCGAGGCAATCACCGGCACGGTTATGTTGTCATCTTCCAGCGGCATGTAGTCTACCCCTTCCCGGTGCAGCCGCCGGACCTGTTCCGGCACCAGGGTAAAGCCCATATCCGAGGCTACCAGCGACAGCGCGGTCTGCAGGTCGTTGACGTGCTGAATCACGTTAATCCGTAAACCCCGGCGGTGAAACAGGCCCTGGGTCAGGTCGGCGAAATTGGGGCCGGGGCTGGACGGAAAGGCGATCATTGGCCATTCCGACAGTTCTTTCATCGACGGTGGGTGCCGGGTTAGTGGGTTGCCGGCGGGGATGGCGGCGATCATCGGCTCGTCGAACAGCAGTTCCTGTTCCACATCCGGGTCTTCAATGCGTACCCGGCCGAAGCCGATGTCGATCTTGCCGGCTTTCAGGGCGTCCACCTGCTCCCGTGTTTTCAGTTCGTGCAGGATGATTTCCAGGTTCTTGTTGCGCCGCAGGCGTCGGACCATCAGCGGCAGTTGTCCGTAGAACACCGAAGGCACGAACCCGATGGAGAAGACCGTCTTGCGATGCTGGGCGATTCGCCGGGTGTCGTACACCGTGGCCGCTACCTTGTCGAGAACCTGCCGGGCCTGTTCCAGAAAATATTCACCGCCGGTGGTGAGTTCCAGCCCCCGGGGTTTACGGATGAACAGGTCCACGCCCATCTCTTCCTCCAGCTGTTTGATGGCACGGGTGAGGGGCGGCTGGGCGATAAACAGCTTTTCCGCCGCGCGGGTGAGGTTCAACTCCTCGGCCACCGCCACGAAGTAGCGCAAGTGTCTCAGCTCCATCCATACCTCCAGGGTATCGGTTAGTACTTAATCAATATTGGTTCATATCCGTGAAACTTCGTACTGTTCGAATCACAGGCATTTTAACTTGCGATTCGGAGAGCCCATGTCCGCAACCATTCAGTCCATTGAAGCCATCCTGGTCGACATTCCGACCATCCGGCCGCACAAGCTATCCATGACAACCATGGGGGTTCAGACCATGGTGATTGTGCGCATCAAGGATTCCGATGGCCTCGAGGGACTGGGTGAAGCCACTACCATCGGTGGTCTGGCCTACGGCCCGGAAAGCCCCGAAAGCGTGAAACTTACCATTGACACCTATTTCAGACCACAACTGATCGACCAGCCGGCTGACGCAATCAATACCCTCAGGGTAAGGCTAAACCGTGCGACCCGCGGAAACAACCTGGCCAAGTCCGCCATTGAAACCGCGCTGCTGGATCTGCAGGGCAAGCGCCTGAACCGTCCGGTCTCGGATCTGCTCGGCGGTGCATTGCATCAGCACCTGCCGGTGCTCTGGACCCTGGCCAGTGGCGATACCGCCAAAGATATCGACGAGGCCCACAGCCTGATCGCGCAGAAGCGCCACTGCGATTTCAAGCTGAAGATCGGCTCCCGTCCGGTTATGGATGATGTGCGCCACGTGGCTGCTATTAAAGCCGCAGTCGGTGACCAGGCCAGTGTGCGTGTGGACGTGAATCAGGCGTGGGACGAAACCACGGCCTCCAAAGGCATGGCCGAGCTGCAGGCGGCCGGAATCGATCTGGTGGAACAGCCCACGCCGATGAAAGATTTCGCCGCCCTGGTGCGGCTGTCCGAGAAATTCCACATTCCGATCCTGGCGGATGAAGCCGTCGCGGACGCAAAAGACATGTTTGCCCTGGCGGCTGCGGGGTTTGCCGGCGCGGTGGCGATGAAGATTGCCAAGGCCGGTGGCCCGGCCCGCGCGCTGGAGCAGGCCACCGTGGCTCAGGCTGCGGGTATCGGCCTGTACGGCGGCACGCTGCTGGAAGGCACCATCGGCACCGCCGCGTCCCTGCACGCCTGGTCCACTCTGGAAACCCTGCACTGGGGCACGGAAATGTTCGGCCCGCTGTTGATGAAGGACGACATCGTGGTCAAGCCACTGAGCTTCCATAGCAACGGCGTTGACCTGCCCGCAGGTCCAGGCCTGGGCGTTGAGATTGATGAAGACAAGCTGGCCTTCTATCGCCGAAAAGCGTAGGTCGCCGGAAATAAATACGCCGCAAAGATCGATAAACAAAGATCAAGAAAGGAGCGCACATGCTGTTCAAAGTCGAGATGAAGGTGAATATCCCCCACGACATGCCCGCCGAAGTCGTCGCGGACATCAAGTCCCGGGAAAAGGCCTACGCCCAGGATCTGCAGAAGCAGGGCAAGTGGCGCCATCTGTGGCGGGTGGCGGGCAGCTACGCAAACGTCAGCATTTTCGACGTTGAGGACAACGCCGAATTACAGGACCTGATCAGCAACCTTCCGCTGTTCCCGTATATGGACATCACCGTTGCACCCCTGTGCCGCCATCCGTCCTCCATTCATGAGGACGATCGCTAAGCAGGAATCGTTAACCCGATACCGGCCCCGCCAGTGGTGGAAGGGGCTGCACTGATGATGTTGCCAACTGATGGGATGTCTTGAGCAACAACAACAAAAGACCGAGGAGACCGACAATGACCGTTAAGACCATGCAAACCGCTGAAGTGAAGGAACTGCTGGAGAAAGTGGCCGGCTTCAACAAGGACGGTGGCAATGAGCGCGTGAAGAAAATCGTTCATCGCGTCATGCACGACATTTTCCAGATCGTCGAGGATTTCGACGTCACGCCGGAAGAGTTCTGGAGCGCCGTTTATTACGTCGGCGAACTGGGCGCGAACGGGGAGGCCGCCCTGTTGGCCCCGGGCCTGGGTATGGACCGTTACCTGGATATTCGTCAGGACGCCGAGGACGAGCAGGCCGGCCTGACCGGCGGCACGCCGCGCACTATCGAAGGCCCGCTGTACGTCGCCGGCGCGCCCATCAGTGAAGGCTTTGCCCGCATGGATGACGGCTCTGACAAGGATGCGGAAGTCATTCTCATCAAGGGTCGGATCACCGACGAAAACGGCGAGCCGCTGGCCAACGCCGTTGTGGATATCTGGCACGCCGACACCAAGGGCGCCTATTCCTACTTCGACCAGTCACAGAGCGAGTACAACCTGCGCCGTCGCATCAAGACCGATGCCGAAGGTCGCTATGCAGCCCAGAGCATCATGCCCTCCGGTTACGGCTGCCCGCCTGAAGGCTCCACCCAGCAGTTGCTGAACCACCTGGGCCGTCACGGCCAGCGTCCGGCGCATATTCACTATTTTGTGTCCAAGCTGGGCTACAAGCACCTGACCACCCAGATCAACATCGCCGGTGACGAGTACACCTACGACGACTTTGCGTTCGCAACCCGCGAAGAACTGGTGGTGGAAGCCAAACGTGTGGACCAGTCCGAAGACGGTGCAAGGCACGGTGTGACCGGCCCGATTACCGAGGTTGAGTTCAACGTGGCCCTGGTTGCCACCGACAAGCCCAAACTTCAGGAGCGCCACGCACGTCGCCGCGCCCTGGAAACCGAAGCTGCGTAAGCGCCAGCCAAGAACAAGACGGAGTGAACGACATGACCAGCAAACTCGACAAGCTCGCAGACAAGGTCCGCAACGCGGTCATCGCCGACCCGGAAACCGGTCGCTACCAGTGCGACCGCGGCATCTTCACCGACCGGGAACTGTTTGACCTGGAGATGAAGTACATCTTCGAGGGCAACTGGGTTTACCTGGCCCACGAGAGCCAGATCCCGGAGCCGGGCGATTACTTCACGGTGACCGTGGGTCGCCAGCCGGTGATCATTACCCGTACCAAGGATGGCGAACTGAAAGCCATCCTCAACACCTGCTCCCACCGTGGCGCCACCCTGTGCCGCAAGAAGCGGGGTAACAAGACTTCCTTTACCTGTCCGTTCCACGGCTGGACCTTCCGCAACGACGGTCAGCTGCTGAAGGCGAAGGACCAGAAGAAGGGCGGATACCCGGAGCAGTTCAACACCGACGGCTCCCACGACCTGAAGCAGATGCCGAAGTTCGGCAACTACCGCGGCTTCCTGTTTGGCAGCCTCAATGCCGATGTGGTGCCTCTTGAGGAGCACCTGGGTGAAACCACCAAGATCATCGACAACATCGTGGACCAGTCGGAAGACGGCCTGGAAATCCTGCGGGGCAGCTCGACCTACACCTACGAAGGCAACTGGAAACTGACCGCCGAGAACGGCGCGGACGGCTACCACGTGGGCACCGTGCACTGGAACTACCTGTCCACCATGGGTCAGCGTAACTACGACAAGGGCGGCACCGAAGCGGTGGACGCCAAGAGCTGGTCAGCCGAAGGCGGTTTCTACTCCTTCGAGAACGGCCACATGATGCTGTGGACCCGACTGCTGAACCCGGAGGTACGGCCGATCTTCAGCCAGCTGGAGCGCCTGGAAAAGACCTACGGGGAGGCCCGTGCCGATTCCATCGTCCGTACCACCAAGAATCTGTGCCTGTACCCCAACGTTTACCTGATGGACCAGTTCTCCACCCAGATCCGTGTGACCCGGCCCATCGACGTCAACAAGACGGAAGTGACCATCTATGCCTTTGGTCCGAAGAACGAGCCGGCGGAGCTGCGTACCAAGCGTATCCGCCAGTACGAGGATTTCTTCAACGTGACCGGCATGGGTACTCCGGATGACCTGGAGGAATTCCGCGCCTGCCAGAGCGGCTATGAAGCCCGCGACATGCGCTGGAACGACATGAGCCGTGGCGCGGTGCACTGGATCGACGGTCCGGACGAGCACGCCAACCAGATTGATATGAAGCCCACCATGAGCGGCGCGCGGCCGGACGACGAAGGCCTGTACGTGAACCACCACCGGCATTGGCAGGTGGAGATGACACGCGCGATCGAAGCCGAGCGTGCCCGTTTCATTCCAGTGACTTCAGAGGAGGCGTCGGCATGAGCCTGAGCTATCACGACATCGAGCAATTCATCATCCGCGAGGCCCGTTTCCTGGACGACCGCGAGTGGGACAACTGGCTGGCCTGCTATCACGAGGACGTCACCTACTGGATGCCGGCGTGGGATGACGACGATGAGCTGACCGAAGATCCGCAAAGCGAGATCTCGCTCATCTATTACCCCAACAAGGAGGGTCTGGAAGACCGGATCTACCGCATCAAGACCGAGCGTTCCGGTGCCAGTTCCATGCCGGAGCCGCGCACCACGCACTTCACCAGCAACCTGGAGATCCTGTCCCAGGACGACAGTGAAATAAAGCTGCGGTTCAACTGGCTGACCAAGGCCTACCGCTACAAGAAAACGGCTGAATTCTTCGGAACCTCCTTCTACACCCTGGACATCACCGGCGAGCAGCCGCTGATCCGCGAGAAGCGACTGGTTCTGAACAACGATTGCATCAATCAGGTGCTGGACGTTTACCACCTGTAATTGATGGGGAGAGCATCATCATGAGTTACAACATTGCGCTTAACTTTGAAGACGGCGTTACCCGTTTTGTGTCCTGCAACGAAGGCGAAACGGTTCTCGACGCCGCCTACCGTGCGCAGATCAATCTGCCCATGGACTGCTCCGATGGCGTCTGCGGCACCTGCAAGGGCGCCTGCCGTCAGGGCGACTTCGACATGGGTGAGGAATACATTGACGAAGCGCTGTCTGACGAGGAAGCCGAGCAGGGCATGGTACTGACTTGCCAGATGGTGCCCTCCAGCGATTGCGTGGTGGAAGTGCCCGTCGCTTCCACCCTGTGCAAGACCGGCAATGCCGAGGTCACCGGCACCGTGGCCGAGGTGAACCTGATCTCGCCCACGTCGATCGAACTGAAGATCACCGCGGATGACGACATTGCTTTCCTGCCGGGGCAGTACGTGAACATCCAGGTACCGGGCACCGAGGAGACCCGTGCCTACTCGTTCAGCTCAAAGCCTGGAAGCCGCGATCTCAGT
Proteins encoded in this region:
- a CDS encoding muconate/chloromuconate family cycloisomerase, with the protein product MSATIQSIEAILVDIPTIRPHKLSMTTMGVQTMVIVRIKDSDGLEGLGEATTIGGLAYGPESPESVKLTIDTYFRPQLIDQPADAINTLRVRLNRATRGNNLAKSAIETALLDLQGKRLNRPVSDLLGGALHQHLPVLWTLASGDTAKDIDEAHSLIAQKRHCDFKLKIGSRPVMDDVRHVAAIKAAVGDQASVRVDVNQAWDETTASKGMAELQAAGIDLVEQPTPMKDFAALVRLSEKFHIPILADEAVADAKDMFALAAAGFAGAVAMKIAKAGGPARALEQATVAQAAGIGLYGGTLLEGTIGTAASLHAWSTLETLHWGTEMFGPLLMKDDIVVKPLSFHSNGVDLPAGPGLGVEIDEDKLAFYRRKA
- the catC gene encoding muconolactone Delta-isomerase, with protein sequence MLFKVEMKVNIPHDMPAEVVADIKSREKAYAQDLQKQGKWRHLWRVAGSYANVSIFDVEDNAELQDLISNLPLFPYMDITVAPLCRHPSSIHEDDR
- the catA gene encoding catechol 1,2-dioxygenase, which encodes MTVKTMQTAEVKELLEKVAGFNKDGGNERVKKIVHRVMHDIFQIVEDFDVTPEEFWSAVYYVGELGANGEAALLAPGLGMDRYLDIRQDAEDEQAGLTGGTPRTIEGPLYVAGAPISEGFARMDDGSDKDAEVILIKGRITDENGEPLANAVVDIWHADTKGAYSYFDQSQSEYNLRRRIKTDAEGRYAAQSIMPSGYGCPPEGSTQQLLNHLGRHGQRPAHIHYFVSKLGYKHLTTQINIAGDEYTYDDFAFATREELVVEAKRVDQSEDGARHGVTGPITEVEFNVALVATDKPKLQERHARRRALETEAA
- a CDS encoding Rieske 2Fe-2S domain-containing protein, producing MTSKLDKLADKVRNAVIADPETGRYQCDRGIFTDRELFDLEMKYIFEGNWVYLAHESQIPEPGDYFTVTVGRQPVIITRTKDGELKAILNTCSHRGATLCRKKRGNKTSFTCPFHGWTFRNDGQLLKAKDQKKGGYPEQFNTDGSHDLKQMPKFGNYRGFLFGSLNADVVPLEEHLGETTKIIDNIVDQSEDGLEILRGSSTYTYEGNWKLTAENGADGYHVGTVHWNYLSTMGQRNYDKGGTEAVDAKSWSAEGGFYSFENGHMMLWTRLLNPEVRPIFSQLERLEKTYGEARADSIVRTTKNLCLYPNVYLMDQFSTQIRVTRPIDVNKTEVTIYAFGPKNEPAELRTKRIRQYEDFFNVTGMGTPDDLEEFRACQSGYEARDMRWNDMSRGAVHWIDGPDEHANQIDMKPTMSGARPDDEGLYVNHHRHWQVEMTRAIEAERARFIPVTSEEASA
- the benB gene encoding benzoate 1,2-dioxygenase small subunit: MSLSYHDIEQFIIREARFLDDREWDNWLACYHEDVTYWMPAWDDDDELTEDPQSEISLIYYPNKEGLEDRIYRIKTERSGASSMPEPRTTHFTSNLEILSQDDSEIKLRFNWLTKAYRYKKTAEFFGTSFYTLDITGEQPLIREKRLVLNNDCINQVLDVYHL